From the Cryptosporangium aurantiacum genome, one window contains:
- a CDS encoding DUF4253 domain-containing protein — protein MAAVSSFSDRGGNPQDVFVRLGVALPGLDLLFRTGTGVPVWSYPVDTGEGFDHWLRLRRLHERTGLYPFLVGPGDETADLAFMAENDCDPTAVERGLALDAGRRLAELAAAQDTMSVEEVFLNPDLDVQPSPEPEFVWDKQETLVALIPARAGYEVPGLLSWQGAVNCDVDAADHVAILKRWHDMHGAQLVTLSFDMLELLVPTPPMDPRAAAESAIEQYAYCPDAVDQGVGSLPALAAGQVRSPSWYFWWD, from the coding sequence GTGGCCGCTGTCAGTTCGTTCTCGGATCGAGGGGGCAACCCGCAGGACGTATTCGTCCGGCTCGGCGTCGCACTCCCTGGACTCGACCTGCTGTTCCGCACCGGGACGGGGGTACCGGTGTGGTCGTACCCCGTCGATACCGGCGAGGGCTTCGACCACTGGCTACGCCTGCGCCGGCTCCACGAGCGCACCGGCCTCTACCCGTTCCTGGTCGGCCCCGGCGACGAAACCGCTGACCTCGCGTTCATGGCCGAGAACGACTGCGACCCGACCGCCGTCGAGCGCGGCCTGGCCTTGGACGCCGGCCGCCGCCTCGCGGAGCTGGCCGCCGCCCAGGACACGATGTCCGTCGAAGAGGTCTTCCTGAACCCGGATCTCGACGTCCAGCCGAGCCCGGAGCCAGAATTCGTCTGGGACAAGCAGGAGACCCTGGTGGCGCTCATTCCCGCCAGGGCAGGCTACGAGGTGCCCGGGCTGCTGTCCTGGCAGGGCGCGGTGAACTGCGACGTGGACGCCGCGGACCACGTCGCGATCCTCAAGCGGTGGCACGACATGCATGGCGCGCAGCTGGTGACGCTCTCGTTCGACATGCTCGAACTGCTGGTGCCGACGCCGCCGATGGATCCCCGGGCGGCCGCGGAGAGTGCGATCGAGCAGTACGCGTACTGCCCGGACGCGGTCGACCAGGGGGTGGGTTCCTTACCCGCGCTCGCCGCCGGCCAGGTCCGCAGCCCCAGCTGGTACTTCTGGTGGGACTAG